Part of the Impatiens glandulifera chromosome 8, dImpGla2.1, whole genome shotgun sequence genome is shown below.
CCATATTcagaaataaaaatttttaaaaaaaagtgtacCAAATTGATTTGTATCCAGATTCAGAAACATTttgaaactaaataaaataaatattataattaagataataatcAGATTGGCCTCCAAACCCTAATCTGTATCTCATATCAGATCCCAACATAAGTGAATACTTCTTCCTCATATATGACTCAGTAATTAGAAAGAGCATAAATACATGGAGCTGACAATACTTTGAAGCTGATAAAGAAGCATTATCCAACAACAATTTAGCACAGTATTAAAACAAGTAATCTAAAATTTAAGGAACCCCAATGAAGAGATGATTTTTTAGAGAGAAAGAACAAGGCTAACCAATTTGGTGAGGCAGGTTGAGTTCTTATAAGTCGACTCTATTTAATAcacatttcaaaaataaaataataataataataatgctaaTGCTAAAATAGGTTGGCGATGAAGGTTCTATGTTTAAgatgatttttataatatttactcTAAAAAGAAGactataaaacaaaacaaaataaaataaataaataaaataaaaatagaagtctttatttatttagaatatatcATAAAAAGTGAGTAGAGTCATGCGAAAACAAAGATTGCCAGACCTCGGATACATGAAACTAGTTCGTTCTATACCATGGAGGTACTCCTCCAGCATCTGTGGATGATACTCCAGTATCTGTATGCTATAACATCATAAGTAACAAAAAAAGAGCAAGCACAGAGCAACCAAAACAAGATAAATGTTTCATCCATGTCAGTACCTCTCTGTAAACCAACGCTCTGACGTCTTCTTGCATTAGAGTCCTCTTTTCAAACTCGAATTCCATTTTCGAAATAGGTTGTCTGGAAGGTTCACTCTCCACACCTGCCAAGCCCTCAAAATATGGATGTGCTAATGCCTGCacaatttataagaaaaaaacatgaaaactataaaaaagaaaaaaagggtAATAGATATAAATTAAGTGACTTAAGGTGTTATATAACTCATGAATGTTGAATATTGAATTTAAGTGCAAGTCAAGTGTGAAAATTAAATGTCGGATAAACCAagtaaaaatatctaaattttaagtaCTTGTGATAAAATGTGGAATTAATGTTGGTCAAGTGCTTAAAGACTTAGTAACATAGTTGATTATTCCTAGGGGTTAAAGTTGTCTTTTAGAAGCTCTTACTGTATGTACGATTCATGTCACTTATAgcttaatttgagttgaatttaaACAATTAAGCTAAGTATCAGTTATTTAATGAACTTAACTCAAATAAGCACTTAATTATCTAGATTATAGTCTAGTTATCAAAGAACCACATACCTCTTCAGCTGATAACCTATCACGAGGATCAAAAGCAAGCAAACGCTCAAGTAAGTCGAGAGCTAATGGACAAACATGGGGAAATTTCTCAGAAAAGGAGACAGGCAGTTTCTTGGACATGTTATTCAAGAATCTCCTTGCATTTTCATTCCGAACCTGCACAGGGTAAGAAATATCCCATAagattaaaacataaaatttaattggGAGTAAACAAGTAGAGTAGCCAAAACAAGAACAAACCCTGGAAATGGTTTCAGAAGATGGGGCACCAAGAATATCAGTTATGAGATCCAACTGGTGAACAGCGTTCTTCCCAGGAAAAAGTGGTTTTCCAGTTAGCATCTCTCCAAATATACATCCTATGCTCCAGATATCAACAGCAGGTGTATACTGCAAAAAGTATCAAATCcaaaaaagaagttaaaagaaaattagCAACAGTAAAAATTCTTGAATTCCACCAATCAAATGATTAACAAAAACATGTAGTCATCGCACACAAGGACTTGGACTTTGCTAGATTATTTTGTGTGAAGGCACAATGTGCCCCgtcaaaataaaaagataaagtCCAATGACACTTACAAAAGATATGCACCAGACCTCCAAAGAGGTGCagcaaaataaaacaaaagggAAAAAAGCCCTTATACACTGTACTAATCCAAAATAAAATGACGAGTAAACCAATATAGACTCTAGTGTGCTTATTTGGAAACtgttattttgtcacaatcacagTCCCACTAGAAAATCaccaaagttaaaattgaaagtgatttttttgtAGTTTGGTATAAGATTCTTCCTGCATATTTGAGCTTGATGATTTGGAAACTTTTACAGCAGATTCtctattaaaaattgatattggtATTAAAGCTGTTTGTTAAGTAAGCTGCATTTgaaattaaatgtataaaagaaaaatattaaattaaaaaattacccTTCCAAAGTTTTATGCAGAGGAGCAACATAGAAAAGAATATTAAATCTGATATTTCTTGTGAATGGAAATCATCTTTAGAGACCAAATATAACAGTTAATAGAAGCTTCTAACCAAAAAGTTGTTTCTAATTCAATCTCAATAGCAGCAGAAGCTTGTAAATTACAGAGAAACTTACTTTGGAGAAAAAGGACCCACATAGCTCAGGAGCACGATACCAACGGGTAGCCACGTAATCCTAAAACATCCCAATCCCCATAAAGAAAGAAAGCTATTATGACTTTGCTTATAATGCAGGAAATCAACAATGTTATATAAACCACCCAAAAAATAGACATTGAGGTATAAATGGCACGTACAGTCCAGAAAATAGTAGATGGTGCATTGGCGAATGATACTCGAGCCAACCCAAAATCACATATCTTCAACTTGCAATCAGCATTTGCAAGAATATTTTTCGGCTTCAAGTCTCGATGGAAGACACTTGCTATAAGAGAGTTCACAAGAATGTCAATTAAGAGTTCACGATAATGtcaattgaaaagaaaattgaggGAATCCAAACCTGAGTGCATATACTTGAGTGCCCGAAGAAGTTGGTACAAGAAAAACTGATGATGTTCAGGAGTGAGGTCATCATTCGCTGCAATTACTTCATCTAAGTCGGTTTCCATCAATTCAAACACGACGTATATGTCTTTAAACTCCCTACTACATGGAGGAAGCATTATGTGCTTTATCTCAACGATATCTGGATGCCTAAGCAATCGCAGGAGTTTAATTTCTCTAAGGATGCGAGTGGCTTCACAGACATGTTCAAATACATTGCTGATTTTTTTTATAGCTACTCTCTCTCCTGTATGGATATCAATGGCAGCCGCTACTACTCCATAACTTCCCTTGCCAACAAATTCCTGGATTTCATATTGGCTTGCTTCGCCATATTCCGTGAAGAATTCTTTCTCAAGCATTTTCTGCAACATCAATAAAAACAAGATCCTTGTATAAATGTACTGTCATTTTAGCAAATATTTGGTTACCCAATTGCATAGCAATCTTCTTCTAAGAACAATCATTTTCTACACAAAGATACTAAGGCCTTGTTCATcattaatcatttaatcaatCAAAGCATCAACCAGAATATCAAATTACCCttcctttattttttctaacattttaaatattaaatacagaAGGATATGTTAATCATATAACCCAAATAATTCCCTCTTTcgtatattcaaaaaaaatgatCCATGCAATGAAACAagtatatattttcatattttgaaagATGTAACACTTCAGAACTCagaatttcaaaaaacaaaAGATGAAAGGGACAAATTTGGGAGCAATCTTGATGTTACCACCAGTAAAAGAATCCATATTCAAGTGGATCTCAACAGGTATGAGAACATTGATTCGGAGTtggttaaatttgttattttcgTTTGTAGTGATTTGTATCTAGTTAAATGACGATTGAAGTCCCTTCGTGGTAATTGAAGGTGAGTTGTGGGACTATTTGTCTGTTCTTGTATGCATTATTTTCATCTAAATTAAGATCCAAAATATCAAATACTtgttatgtttgtcaaaaatcaaaatgaatcATCTGTATAATGATGCCAAAAAAATCTCCATACCAAATGAAGCCaaaaataa
Proteins encoded:
- the LOC124911306 gene encoding mitogen-activated protein kinase 17-like, which gives rise to MLEKEFFTEYGEASQYEIQEFVGKGSYGVVAAAIDIHTGERVAIKKISNVFEHVCEATRILREIKLLRLLRHPDIVEIKHIMLPPCSREFKDIYVVFELMETDLDEVIAANDDLTPEHHQFFLYQLLRALKYMHSASVFHRDLKPKNILANADCKLKICDFGLARVSFANAPSTIFWTDYVATRWYRAPELCGSFFSKYTPAVDIWSIGCIFGEMLTGKPLFPGKNAVHQLDLITDILGAPSSETISRVRNENARRFLNNMSKKLPVSFSEKFPHVCPLALDLLERLLAFDPRDRLSAEEALAHPYFEGLAGVESEPSRQPISKMEFEFEKRTLMQEDVRALVYREILEYHPQMLEEYLHGIERTSFMYPSGFDQCKQQFDHLEELKGQGKKRNNPLRRHASLPRERVYASIDDGLDHGEFERHHDMNAAIEKSLDNSPLRIEKSLDNSPLRIEKSLENSPLRIEKSLDNSPLRIEKSLESPLRCLDFREADEDEIATTRVVTTPTNYNNSRGIPRSSNVNKATKCSTGKARVFQGAAISDQKINVVS